One candidate division KSB1 bacterium DNA window includes the following coding sequences:
- the miaB gene encoding tRNA (N6-isopentenyl adenosine(37)-C2)-methylthiotransferase MiaB — MKKVYIETYGCQMNVYDSEIVKTVLKEHDYEIIHSEEDADIVLLNTCSVRDNANRKVYGRIHRIKHGSNGKNVKIGILGCMATNFRKKLLENPNLPIDFIAGPDSYKRLPQLIENLEVKSKNHFDVTLSEFETYSDVYPSSREKGVNAWIAVMRGCDNFCTFCVVPYTRGRERSRSPENIKDEVVKLTANGFCQVTLLGQNVNSYKYEGKDFAYLLETISTVDGIERIRFTSPHPKDFPGDLLKLIAENPKVCSQIHLPLQAGNNRILDIMNRTYTREEYLNLVDEIRDLIPGIVLSTDIIVGFPSETDEEFEDTVKVMEEVEYDSAFIFKYSERPQTVAIRKFPDDVPDAVKTERIVKLNEIQRAHSIKRNKAHIGQVHEVLIEEEKTKKSEHEFQGRNDGNKIVIFPKGNYQRGQFVNVKITDATPNVLRGEVVEKKT; from the coding sequence ATGAAAAAAGTGTACATAGAAACGTACGGCTGCCAGATGAATGTATACGATTCGGAGATCGTCAAAACCGTGCTTAAGGAACATGACTACGAAATCATCCATTCGGAAGAAGATGCTGATATTGTCCTCCTTAATACCTGCTCGGTTCGCGATAACGCAAATCGCAAGGTGTACGGCAGAATTCACAGGATAAAACACGGGAGTAACGGTAAGAATGTTAAAATTGGAATATTGGGTTGTATGGCCACAAATTTTCGCAAGAAGCTGTTGGAAAATCCCAATCTTCCTATTGATTTTATTGCCGGACCTGACAGCTATAAACGACTACCTCAATTGATTGAAAATTTAGAGGTCAAAAGCAAAAACCATTTTGATGTAACCCTGTCGGAGTTCGAAACCTACTCCGATGTTTACCCATCGTCAAGAGAAAAGGGCGTGAATGCTTGGATTGCGGTTATGCGAGGATGCGATAATTTTTGCACATTTTGCGTTGTTCCATATACCCGCGGACGGGAGCGCAGCCGCTCGCCGGAGAACATAAAAGATGAGGTAGTAAAGCTTACAGCAAACGGCTTTTGCCAGGTTACATTACTTGGCCAAAATGTCAATTCATACAAATATGAGGGTAAGGACTTTGCTTATCTTTTGGAAACCATCAGCACAGTAGACGGTATCGAAAGGATCCGGTTTACTTCACCACATCCCAAAGATTTTCCCGGGGATCTGTTAAAATTGATCGCAGAAAATCCGAAAGTATGTAGTCAAATTCACCTGCCGCTGCAAGCAGGGAATAATCGCATTCTGGACATTATGAACCGCACTTATACCAGGGAGGAATATCTCAACCTGGTAGATGAAATACGAGATCTCATTCCTGGAATTGTTCTTTCCACAGATATCATCGTAGGATTTCCCTCGGAAACAGATGAAGAGTTTGAAGATACAGTAAAAGTGATGGAAGAAGTGGAATACGATTCCGCGTTCATTTTTAAGTATTCGGAAAGACCCCAGACCGTGGCTATACGTAAATTCCCTGATGATGTCCCTGATGCGGTCAAAACCGAGCGGATCGTCAAACTAAATGAAATCCAAAGAGCGCATTCGATCAAGAGAAATAAAGCGCATATCGGACAGGTTCACGAAGTACTTATTGAAGAAGAAAAGACAAAAAAATCCGAACATGAATTCCAGGGTCGAAACGACGGCAATAAAATTGTAATATTTCCAAAGGGGAATTATCAACGAGGACAGTTCGTTAACGTAAAAATTACTGATGCTACTCCGAATGTTCTGCGTGGGGAAGTGGTTGAAAAGAAAACATAA
- a CDS encoding type II toxin-antitoxin system Phd/YefM family antitoxin — translation MHQVNIHEAKTHFSKLIKEVINGGEVIIAKGNKPIAKLIAIEEHRPQRKLGTAKGKIEIATDFNVSLKDFSEYQ, via the coding sequence ATGCATCAAGTTAATATACACGAAGCAAAAACACATTTCTCAAAATTGATCAAAGAGGTCATCAACGGCGGTGAAGTGATCATTGCGAAAGGAAATAAACCCATAGCAAAGCTCATTGCTATTGAGGAACATCGGCCTCAAAGAAAACTCGGAACAGCAAAGGGTAAGATTGAAATTGCAACTGATTTTAATGTCTCACTAAAAGATTTCAGCGAATATCAATGA
- a CDS encoding type II toxin-antitoxin system VapC family toxin, whose translation MKYLLDTHVFLWIIEDNPNLTERVKDIYLANSNDIFLSVASIWEMSIKISLKKLKIKGLLNRFVDKHVLGNNIRFLEISAQHVFPIARLPFYHRDPFDRLLVSQCIEEKMDLISGDRIFDKYDVKRIW comes from the coding sequence ATGAAATACCTACTTGACACTCATGTATTTCTATGGATTATTGAAGATAATCCAAATCTCACTGAAAGGGTAAAAGACATTTATTTAGCAAATTCAAATGATATTTTCCTGAGTGTAGCAAGTATTTGGGAAATGTCTATCAAAATCAGTTTAAAAAAACTGAAGATCAAAGGGTTGTTGAATCGTTTTGTAGATAAACATGTGTTAGGAAATAATATCCGTTTCCTTGAAATCTCGGCACAACATGTTTTTCCCATCGCAAGACTTCCTTTTTATCACAGAGATCCTTTTGACAGATTATTGGTTTCACAATGTATTGAGGAAAAGATGGACTTGATCAGTGGTGATAGGATTTTTGATAAATATGATGTGAAAAGAATATGGTAG
- a CDS encoding L-lactate permease, with protein MTLTLQAFLAVLPILTAAILLVGLRWPARIAMPIVYVVAVIIAFFAWGVSATHVAASTIQGLFITFDILYIIFGALLLLNTLKHSGAIKAIRNGFSDISTDRRVQVVIICWLFGSFIEGASGFGTPAAIVAPLMVAVGFPAIAAVMLGMMVQSTPVTFGACGTPILVGVRGGLENPDILNRLSAANLEFGDYLQMITTNVAVLHAIVGTLIPLFMVIMMTRFFGKNRSWSEGLSIVPFAIFGGLAFTVPYVLTGIFLGPEFPSLLGALVGLAIVTFAAKKKFLVPKDSWDFAPPAEWPAHWMGKIEMKLEGLSNKSPISTKIAWVPYLLVALFLVLSRLPQLHIDTLLKRLNLNWINILGSGINASSTPLYLPGSIIIFVVFLTYFLHKMDLSEMKAAFQESSKMLLGAGFVLIFTVPMVRVYINSGINELGLSSMPIAMAEWVAAHVGKIWPLFAPVIGALGAFIAGSNTVSNLMFSLFQQGVADSLMISGAMVVALQAVGAAAGNMIAIHNVVAASATVGLLGQEGSTLRITILPTIYYVVFVGLLGLAAIWILQISDPLVF; from the coding sequence ATGACTCTTACACTTCAAGCTTTCCTGGCTGTATTACCTATTCTCACTGCTGCAATATTATTAGTAGGCTTGCGCTGGCCGGCAAGAATCGCTATGCCCATAGTTTATGTTGTGGCAGTAATTATCGCGTTTTTTGCCTGGGGTGTTTCAGCCACACATGTAGCCGCCTCAACCATTCAAGGACTGTTTATTACCTTTGATATTCTTTATATCATTTTCGGGGCATTGCTTTTGTTGAACACTCTCAAACATTCGGGCGCTATCAAAGCCATTCGTAACGGCTTTTCAGATATCAGTACAGACCGTCGTGTTCAAGTTGTGATTATTTGCTGGCTGTTTGGTTCCTTTATCGAAGGCGCTTCCGGTTTTGGCACACCTGCAGCTATTGTGGCGCCGCTAATGGTTGCAGTGGGTTTTCCAGCTATTGCAGCGGTTATGCTCGGTATGATGGTTCAGAGCACACCGGTCACATTTGGGGCTTGCGGAACACCCATTCTGGTAGGAGTGAGAGGGGGTTTGGAAAATCCCGATATACTTAACCGGTTATCGGCCGCAAATTTGGAGTTTGGTGATTATCTGCAAATGATTACTACAAATGTGGCTGTCTTACATGCAATTGTCGGAACTTTGATTCCATTATTCATGGTGATTATGATGACCCGCTTTTTTGGAAAAAACAGATCCTGGTCGGAAGGACTTTCCATAGTACCTTTTGCCATATTTGGCGGACTGGCCTTTACCGTGCCTTATGTGCTAACCGGGATTTTCCTGGGTCCGGAATTTCCATCGCTGTTGGGAGCGTTGGTTGGTCTTGCTATTGTTACTTTTGCAGCAAAAAAGAAATTCCTGGTGCCAAAGGATAGCTGGGATTTTGCTCCTCCGGCAGAATGGCCGGCTCATTGGATGGGAAAGATCGAAATGAAACTTGAAGGATTAAGTAATAAAAGTCCAATATCCACTAAAATTGCCTGGGTCCCATATCTTTTGGTTGCATTATTTTTGGTGCTGAGCCGTCTTCCCCAACTGCATATCGATACATTGCTAAAAAGGCTAAATCTGAACTGGATAAACATTCTCGGTAGTGGAATTAATGCATCGAGCACCCCTCTTTACCTTCCTGGAAGCATTATTATTTTTGTAGTTTTCCTGACTTACTTTCTCCACAAAATGGATCTTAGTGAAATGAAAGCCGCGTTTCAGGAATCAAGTAAAATGTTATTGGGTGCAGGTTTTGTGCTTATCTTTACCGTGCCAATGGTACGTGTTTACATCAACTCTGGTATTAATGAACTGGGTTTATCCAGCATGCCTATTGCCATGGCAGAGTGGGTTGCGGCACATGTCGGCAAAATCTGGCCGCTATTTGCTCCGGTTATCGGGGCGTTGGGTGCTTTTATCGCCGGCAGCAATACGGTAAGTAATCTCATGTTCAGTTTGTTTCAACAGGGTGTGGCGGATAGTCTGATGATTTCAGGAGCTATGGTTGTCGCATTGCAAGCAGTGGGAGCTGCAGCCGGCAATATGATTGCCATCCACAATGTCGTAGCTGCATCAGCAACCGTAGGGTTACTGGGCCAGGAAGGATCCACATTGCGCATAACCATACTGCCAACTATTTATTATGTCGTATTTGTGGGGTTACTGGGTTTGGCTGCAATATGGATTTTGCAAATTTCAGATCCGTTGGTTTTTTGA
- the mtaB gene encoding tRNA (N(6)-L-threonylcarbamoyladenosine(37)-C(2))-methylthiotransferase MtaB, translating into MKKENQNKKEKVSFYTLGCRLNQAETAIIKRGFEADGYQVVNFNDPADLVVINTCTVTANGDADTRRTVNKVNRINAEAKIALVGCQAQVQREKLLELPGVQWVVGNGVKMQLAKVLAEAGTDTPQVITPTIERKSFTIPIAGIDPGRTRANLKIQDGCDFFCSFCEIPFARGRARSREFDDIQKEAEQLVAAGYKELVLTGINIGTYSYEGESLANVLIGLLRFTNLKRIRISSIEPTTIAEDFIRVINSNKKFCRYLHIPIQSGCDEILQAMKRKYTVSEFGKFLSFANDKIPDVCLGTDVIVGFPGETDVHFDETYQMLLESPFAYFHVFSYSDRDHTRSRKSINKVEKSVIHERSKRLRELSLRKRTSFFDRFIDREMPVLFEQKKNGFWTGLTDNYIRVKTESDINLENEIVQVRLEEIEQQAMIGTIA; encoded by the coding sequence ATGAAAAAGGAAAATCAAAATAAAAAAGAGAAAGTCTCTTTTTATACACTTGGCTGCCGGTTAAACCAGGCTGAGACAGCAATTATTAAGCGTGGTTTTGAAGCTGACGGATACCAAGTCGTGAACTTTAATGACCCCGCAGATTTAGTGGTGATTAATACATGTACGGTTACTGCAAACGGTGACGCGGACACGCGAAGAACGGTTAATAAAGTGAACCGCATTAATGCGGAAGCAAAAATTGCCCTGGTGGGCTGCCAGGCACAGGTTCAGAGAGAGAAATTACTCGAATTGCCTGGCGTGCAATGGGTGGTTGGCAATGGTGTTAAAATGCAATTAGCCAAAGTGTTGGCGGAAGCTGGTACAGATACTCCTCAAGTGATCACACCAACAATTGAACGCAAAAGTTTTACCATACCCATAGCAGGAATCGATCCCGGTAGAACGCGGGCTAATCTAAAAATACAGGATGGCTGCGATTTTTTCTGTTCATTTTGTGAAATTCCATTTGCCCGCGGAAGAGCCAGGAGTCGAGAATTTGATGATATTCAAAAAGAGGCCGAACAACTGGTGGCTGCAGGATATAAAGAATTGGTATTAACGGGGATAAATATTGGTACCTATTCCTACGAAGGTGAATCTCTGGCAAATGTTTTAATTGGCTTATTAAGGTTCACGAACCTGAAGAGAATTCGAATCTCATCCATCGAGCCTACGACAATAGCGGAAGATTTTATAAGGGTAATCAATTCGAATAAAAAATTCTGTCGCTATCTCCATATTCCTATCCAGAGTGGCTGTGATGAGATTTTACAAGCGATGAAGCGTAAATATACTGTTTCTGAGTTTGGGAAATTCCTGTCGTTTGCAAATGATAAAATACCAGATGTCTGCTTAGGTACCGATGTGATTGTCGGATTTCCAGGTGAGACAGATGTTCATTTTGATGAGACTTACCAAATGTTGCTCGAGTCACCTTTCGCTTATTTTCATGTATTTAGTTATTCGGATCGAGATCATACACGCAGTCGCAAATCTATAAATAAAGTTGAGAAATCCGTGATCCACGAGCGAAGTAAAAGATTGCGGGAACTAAGCCTGCGCAAGCGTACCTCTTTTTTTGATCGCTTCATCGATCGGGAAATGCCCGTTTTATTCGAACAAAAGAAAAACGGATTTTGGACCGGATTGACAGATAATTATATTCGGGTAAAAACTGAATCGGATATAAATTTAGAGAATGAGATAGTACAAGTGCGACTTGAAGAGATTGAACAGCAAGCCATGATTGGGACAATTGCATGA